The following proteins come from a genomic window of Ailuropoda melanoleuca isolate Jingjing chromosome 2, ASM200744v2, whole genome shotgun sequence:
- the GLB1L gene encoding beta-galactosidase-1-like protein isoform X3, which translates to MAPEKPLCLPALLLPLLTLLLPQADTRSFVVDRENDRFLLDGVPFRYVSGSLHYFRVPRVLWADRLFKMRMSGLNTVQFYVPWNYHEPEPGVYNFNGSRDLFAFLNEASVANLLVILRPGPYICAEWDMVENEYGSYRACDFGYMRHLAGLFRALLGDRILLFTTDGPEGLKCGSLQGLYTTVDFGPGLLSEGGVESGKGGISSMFIFHLCLLLAADNMTKIFALLRKYEPHGPLVNSEYYTGWLDYWGQNHSMRSILAVTTGLENMLRLGASVNMYMFHGGTNFGYWNGADEKGRFLPITTSYDYDAPISEAGDPTPKLFALRNVISKFQEIPLGPLPPPSPKMMLGPLTLHLDGDLLAFLDFLCPQGPIRSILPLPFEAVKQDRGFVLYRTYLTYTISEPTQFWVPNNGVHDRAYVMVDGVFQGVLERNMKHQLFLMGTVGAKLDILLENMGRLSFGSNSSDFKGLLEPPILGQRVLTQWLMFPLKVDKLVKWWFPLQLMKRSHPQVPSGPTFYSTTFPILGEGRDTFLFLPGWTKGQVWINGFNLGRYWTKRGPQETLYVPRPLLFSRGALNKITLLELENVPPQPQIQFLDRPILNSTLHKTYIYSLSPDTQSASEPMELSGH; encoded by the exons ATGGCTCCCGAGAAGCCGCTTTGCCTTCCCGCCCTGCTGTTGCCACTTCTGACGCTGCTGCTGCCCCAG GCAGACACTCGGTCATTCGTAGTGGATCGGGAAAATGACAGATTCCTCCTGGATGGGGTCCCGTTCCGCTACGTGTCTGGCAGCCTGCACTACTTTCGGGTACCACGGGTGCTTTGGGCAGACCGGCTTTTCAAGATGCGAATGAGTGGCCTCAACACTGTACAGTT ttatGTGCCCTGGAACTACCATGAGCCAGAGCCTGGGGTCTATAACTTTAATGGCAGCCGGGACCTCTTTGCATTTCTGAACGAGGCATCTGTAGCGAACCTGTTGGTCATACTGAGACCAGGACCTTACATCTGTGCAGAGTGGGACATG GTGGAGAATGAATATGGCAGCTACAGAGCCTGTGACTTCGGCTACATGAGGCACCTGGCTGGGCTCTTCCGCGCGCTGCTAGGAGACAGGATCCTGCTCTTCACCACGGATGGGCCTGAAGGACTCAAATGTGGCTCCCTCCAGGGACTCTATACCACTGTGGATTTTGGCCCAGGTCTCCTGAGTGAGGGTGGAGTGGAGTCCGGGAAAGGGGGCATCTCTTCCATGTTTATCTTTCACCTTTGCCTCCTTTTGGCAGCTGACAACATGACCAAAATCTTTGCCCTGCTTCGGAAGTATGAACCCCATGGGCCACTG GTGAACTCCGAGTACTACACAGGCTGGCTGGATTACTGGGGCCAGAATCACTCCATGCGGTCCATTTTGGCTGTGACCACAGGCCTAGAGAACATGCTGAGGCTGGGAGCCAGTGTAAACAT GTACATGTTCCACGGAGGTACCAATTTTGGATACTGGAATG GTGCTGATGAGAAGGGACGCTTTCTTCCAATTACTACCAGCTATGACTACGATGCACCAATATCCGAAGCAGGGGACCCCACACCTAAGCTTTTTGCTCTTCGAAATGTCATCAGCAAG TTCCAGGAAATTCCCTTGGGACCTTtacctccccccagccccaagaTGATGCTTGGACCTTTGACCCTGCATCTG GATGGGGATTTGCTGGCTTTCCTAGACTTCCTATGCCCCCAAGGGCCCATCCGTTCAATCTTGCCATTGCCCTTTGAGGCTGTCAAACAG GACCGTGGCTTTGTGTTGTACCGGACCTATCTGACCTATACCATTTCTGAGCCAACACAGTTCTGGGTGCCTAACAATGGAGTCCATGACCGTGCCTATGTGATGGTAGATGGG GTGTTTCAGGGTGTTTTGGAACGAAACATGAAACACCAACTATTTTTGATGGGGACAGTAGGGGCCAAACTGGACATCTTACTGGAAAACATGGGGAGGCTCAGTTTCGGGTCTAACAGCAGTGACTTCAAG GGCCTGTTAGAGCCGCCAATTCTGGGGCAAAGAGTCCTCACCCAGTGGCTGATGTTCCCTCTCAAAGTTGATAAGCTTGTAAAGTGGTGGTTTCCCCTCCAGTTGATGAAAAGGTCACATCCTCAAGTTCCCTCTGGCCCCACCTTCTACTCTACGACATTTCCAATTTTAGGAGAAGGCCGGGAcacttttctctttctacctGGATGGACCAAG ggCCAAGTCTGGATCAATGGGTTTAACTTGGGCCGGTACTGGACAAAGCGCGGGCCACAAGAGACCCTCTACGTGCCAAGACCCCTGTTGTTTTCTAGGGGAGCCCTCAACAAAATCACACTGCTGGAGCTAGAAAACGTGCCTCCTCAGCCCCAAATCCAGTTTCTGGACAGGCCTATCCTCAATAGCACCTTGCATAAGACATACATCTATTCCCTCTCGCCTGATACACAAAGTGCCTCTGAACCAATGGAGTTAAGTGGGCACTGA
- the GLB1L gene encoding beta-galactosidase-1-like protein isoform X2 produces MAPEKPLCLPALLLPLLTLLLPQADTRSFVVDRENDRFLLDGVPFRYVSGSLHYFRVPRVLWADRLFKMRMSGLNTVQFYVPWNYHEPEPGVYNFNGSRDLFAFLNEASVANLLVILRPGPYICAEWDMGGLPAWLLQKPDIHLRTSDPDFLAAVDSWFKVLLPRLYPWLYHNGGNIISVQVENEYGSYRACDFGYMRHLAGLFRALLGDRILLFTTDGPEGLKCGSLQGLYTTVDFGPADNMTKIFALLRKYEPHGPLVNSEYYTGWLDYWGQNHSMRSILAVTTGLENMLRLGASVNMYMFHGGTNFGYWNGADEKGRFLPITTSYDYDAPISEAGDPTPKLFALRNVISKFQEIPLGPLPPPSPKMMLGPLTLHLDGDLLAFLDFLCPQGPIRSILPLPFEAVKQDRGFVLYRTYLTYTISEPTQFWVPNNGVHDRAYVMVDGVFQGVLERNMKHQLFLMGTVGAKLDILLENMGRLSFGSNSSDFKGLLEPPILGQRVLTQWLMFPLKVDKLVKWWFPLQLMKRSHPQVPSGPTFYSTTFPILGEGRDTFLFLPGWTKGQVWINGFNLGRYWTKRGPQETLYVPRPLLFSRGALNKITLLELENVPPQPQIQFLDRPILNSTLHKTYIYSLSPDTQSASEPMELSGH; encoded by the exons ATGGCTCCCGAGAAGCCGCTTTGCCTTCCCGCCCTGCTGTTGCCACTTCTGACGCTGCTGCTGCCCCAG GCAGACACTCGGTCATTCGTAGTGGATCGGGAAAATGACAGATTCCTCCTGGATGGGGTCCCGTTCCGCTACGTGTCTGGCAGCCTGCACTACTTTCGGGTACCACGGGTGCTTTGGGCAGACCGGCTTTTCAAGATGCGAATGAGTGGCCTCAACACTGTACAGTT ttatGTGCCCTGGAACTACCATGAGCCAGAGCCTGGGGTCTATAACTTTAATGGCAGCCGGGACCTCTTTGCATTTCTGAACGAGGCATCTGTAGCGAACCTGTTGGTCATACTGAGACCAGGACCTTACATCTGTGCAGAGTGGGACATG GGGGGCCTCCCAGCCTGGTTGCTTCAAAAACCTGATATACATCTGAGAACCTCAGATCCAG ACTTTCTTGCCGCAGTGGACTCCTGGTTCAAGGTCTTGCTGCCCAGGTTATATCCATGGCTCTACCACAATGGGGGCAACATCATTAGCGTTCAG GTGGAGAATGAATATGGCAGCTACAGAGCCTGTGACTTCGGCTACATGAGGCACCTGGCTGGGCTCTTCCGCGCGCTGCTAGGAGACAGGATCCTGCTCTTCACCACGGATGGGCCTGAAGGACTCAAATGTGGCTCCCTCCAGGGACTCTATACCACTGTGGATTTTGGCCCAG CTGACAACATGACCAAAATCTTTGCCCTGCTTCGGAAGTATGAACCCCATGGGCCACTG GTGAACTCCGAGTACTACACAGGCTGGCTGGATTACTGGGGCCAGAATCACTCCATGCGGTCCATTTTGGCTGTGACCACAGGCCTAGAGAACATGCTGAGGCTGGGAGCCAGTGTAAACAT GTACATGTTCCACGGAGGTACCAATTTTGGATACTGGAATG GTGCTGATGAGAAGGGACGCTTTCTTCCAATTACTACCAGCTATGACTACGATGCACCAATATCCGAAGCAGGGGACCCCACACCTAAGCTTTTTGCTCTTCGAAATGTCATCAGCAAG TTCCAGGAAATTCCCTTGGGACCTTtacctccccccagccccaagaTGATGCTTGGACCTTTGACCCTGCATCTG GATGGGGATTTGCTGGCTTTCCTAGACTTCCTATGCCCCCAAGGGCCCATCCGTTCAATCTTGCCATTGCCCTTTGAGGCTGTCAAACAG GACCGTGGCTTTGTGTTGTACCGGACCTATCTGACCTATACCATTTCTGAGCCAACACAGTTCTGGGTGCCTAACAATGGAGTCCATGACCGTGCCTATGTGATGGTAGATGGG GTGTTTCAGGGTGTTTTGGAACGAAACATGAAACACCAACTATTTTTGATGGGGACAGTAGGGGCCAAACTGGACATCTTACTGGAAAACATGGGGAGGCTCAGTTTCGGGTCTAACAGCAGTGACTTCAAG GGCCTGTTAGAGCCGCCAATTCTGGGGCAAAGAGTCCTCACCCAGTGGCTGATGTTCCCTCTCAAAGTTGATAAGCTTGTAAAGTGGTGGTTTCCCCTCCAGTTGATGAAAAGGTCACATCCTCAAGTTCCCTCTGGCCCCACCTTCTACTCTACGACATTTCCAATTTTAGGAGAAGGCCGGGAcacttttctctttctacctGGATGGACCAAG ggCCAAGTCTGGATCAATGGGTTTAACTTGGGCCGGTACTGGACAAAGCGCGGGCCACAAGAGACCCTCTACGTGCCAAGACCCCTGTTGTTTTCTAGGGGAGCCCTCAACAAAATCACACTGCTGGAGCTAGAAAACGTGCCTCCTCAGCCCCAAATCCAGTTTCTGGACAGGCCTATCCTCAATAGCACCTTGCATAAGACATACATCTATTCCCTCTCGCCTGATACACAAAGTGCCTCTGAACCAATGGAGTTAAGTGGGCACTGA
- the GLB1L gene encoding beta-galactosidase-1-like protein isoform X1, whose protein sequence is MAPEKPLCLPALLLPLLTLLLPQADTRSFVVDRENDRFLLDGVPFRYVSGSLHYFRVPRVLWADRLFKMRMSGLNTVQFYVPWNYHEPEPGVYNFNGSRDLFAFLNEASVANLLVILRPGPYICAEWDMGGLPAWLLQKPDIHLRTSDPDFLAAVDSWFKVLLPRLYPWLYHNGGNIISVQVENEYGSYRACDFGYMRHLAGLFRALLGDRILLFTTDGPEGLKCGSLQGLYTTVDFGPGLLSEGGVESGKGGISSMFIFHLCLLLAADNMTKIFALLRKYEPHGPLVNSEYYTGWLDYWGQNHSMRSILAVTTGLENMLRLGASVNMYMFHGGTNFGYWNGADEKGRFLPITTSYDYDAPISEAGDPTPKLFALRNVISKFQEIPLGPLPPPSPKMMLGPLTLHLDGDLLAFLDFLCPQGPIRSILPLPFEAVKQDRGFVLYRTYLTYTISEPTQFWVPNNGVHDRAYVMVDGVFQGVLERNMKHQLFLMGTVGAKLDILLENMGRLSFGSNSSDFKGLLEPPILGQRVLTQWLMFPLKVDKLVKWWFPLQLMKRSHPQVPSGPTFYSTTFPILGEGRDTFLFLPGWTKGQVWINGFNLGRYWTKRGPQETLYVPRPLLFSRGALNKITLLELENVPPQPQIQFLDRPILNSTLHKTYIYSLSPDTQSASEPMELSGH, encoded by the exons ATGGCTCCCGAGAAGCCGCTTTGCCTTCCCGCCCTGCTGTTGCCACTTCTGACGCTGCTGCTGCCCCAG GCAGACACTCGGTCATTCGTAGTGGATCGGGAAAATGACAGATTCCTCCTGGATGGGGTCCCGTTCCGCTACGTGTCTGGCAGCCTGCACTACTTTCGGGTACCACGGGTGCTTTGGGCAGACCGGCTTTTCAAGATGCGAATGAGTGGCCTCAACACTGTACAGTT ttatGTGCCCTGGAACTACCATGAGCCAGAGCCTGGGGTCTATAACTTTAATGGCAGCCGGGACCTCTTTGCATTTCTGAACGAGGCATCTGTAGCGAACCTGTTGGTCATACTGAGACCAGGACCTTACATCTGTGCAGAGTGGGACATG GGGGGCCTCCCAGCCTGGTTGCTTCAAAAACCTGATATACATCTGAGAACCTCAGATCCAG ACTTTCTTGCCGCAGTGGACTCCTGGTTCAAGGTCTTGCTGCCCAGGTTATATCCATGGCTCTACCACAATGGGGGCAACATCATTAGCGTTCAG GTGGAGAATGAATATGGCAGCTACAGAGCCTGTGACTTCGGCTACATGAGGCACCTGGCTGGGCTCTTCCGCGCGCTGCTAGGAGACAGGATCCTGCTCTTCACCACGGATGGGCCTGAAGGACTCAAATGTGGCTCCCTCCAGGGACTCTATACCACTGTGGATTTTGGCCCAGGTCTCCTGAGTGAGGGTGGAGTGGAGTCCGGGAAAGGGGGCATCTCTTCCATGTTTATCTTTCACCTTTGCCTCCTTTTGGCAGCTGACAACATGACCAAAATCTTTGCCCTGCTTCGGAAGTATGAACCCCATGGGCCACTG GTGAACTCCGAGTACTACACAGGCTGGCTGGATTACTGGGGCCAGAATCACTCCATGCGGTCCATTTTGGCTGTGACCACAGGCCTAGAGAACATGCTGAGGCTGGGAGCCAGTGTAAACAT GTACATGTTCCACGGAGGTACCAATTTTGGATACTGGAATG GTGCTGATGAGAAGGGACGCTTTCTTCCAATTACTACCAGCTATGACTACGATGCACCAATATCCGAAGCAGGGGACCCCACACCTAAGCTTTTTGCTCTTCGAAATGTCATCAGCAAG TTCCAGGAAATTCCCTTGGGACCTTtacctccccccagccccaagaTGATGCTTGGACCTTTGACCCTGCATCTG GATGGGGATTTGCTGGCTTTCCTAGACTTCCTATGCCCCCAAGGGCCCATCCGTTCAATCTTGCCATTGCCCTTTGAGGCTGTCAAACAG GACCGTGGCTTTGTGTTGTACCGGACCTATCTGACCTATACCATTTCTGAGCCAACACAGTTCTGGGTGCCTAACAATGGAGTCCATGACCGTGCCTATGTGATGGTAGATGGG GTGTTTCAGGGTGTTTTGGAACGAAACATGAAACACCAACTATTTTTGATGGGGACAGTAGGGGCCAAACTGGACATCTTACTGGAAAACATGGGGAGGCTCAGTTTCGGGTCTAACAGCAGTGACTTCAAG GGCCTGTTAGAGCCGCCAATTCTGGGGCAAAGAGTCCTCACCCAGTGGCTGATGTTCCCTCTCAAAGTTGATAAGCTTGTAAAGTGGTGGTTTCCCCTCCAGTTGATGAAAAGGTCACATCCTCAAGTTCCCTCTGGCCCCACCTTCTACTCTACGACATTTCCAATTTTAGGAGAAGGCCGGGAcacttttctctttctacctGGATGGACCAAG ggCCAAGTCTGGATCAATGGGTTTAACTTGGGCCGGTACTGGACAAAGCGCGGGCCACAAGAGACCCTCTACGTGCCAAGACCCCTGTTGTTTTCTAGGGGAGCCCTCAACAAAATCACACTGCTGGAGCTAGAAAACGTGCCTCCTCAGCCCCAAATCCAGTTTCTGGACAGGCCTATCCTCAATAGCACCTTGCATAAGACATACATCTATTCCCTCTCGCCTGATACACAAAGTGCCTCTGAACCAATGGAGTTAAGTGGGCACTGA
- the GLB1L gene encoding beta-galactosidase-1-like protein isoform X4 produces the protein MGGLPAWLLQKPDIHLRTSDPDFLAAVDSWFKVLLPRLYPWLYHNGGNIISVQVENEYGSYRACDFGYMRHLAGLFRALLGDRILLFTTDGPEGLKCGSLQGLYTTVDFGPGLLSEGGVESGKGGISSMFIFHLCLLLAADNMTKIFALLRKYEPHGPLVNSEYYTGWLDYWGQNHSMRSILAVTTGLENMLRLGASVNMYMFHGGTNFGYWNGADEKGRFLPITTSYDYDAPISEAGDPTPKLFALRNVISKFQEIPLGPLPPPSPKMMLGPLTLHLDGDLLAFLDFLCPQGPIRSILPLPFEAVKQDRGFVLYRTYLTYTISEPTQFWVPNNGVHDRAYVMVDGVFQGVLERNMKHQLFLMGTVGAKLDILLENMGRLSFGSNSSDFKGLLEPPILGQRVLTQWLMFPLKVDKLVKWWFPLQLMKRSHPQVPSGPTFYSTTFPILGEGRDTFLFLPGWTKGQVWINGFNLGRYWTKRGPQETLYVPRPLLFSRGALNKITLLELENVPPQPQIQFLDRPILNSTLHKTYIYSLSPDTQSASEPMELSGH, from the exons ATG GGGGGCCTCCCAGCCTGGTTGCTTCAAAAACCTGATATACATCTGAGAACCTCAGATCCAG ACTTTCTTGCCGCAGTGGACTCCTGGTTCAAGGTCTTGCTGCCCAGGTTATATCCATGGCTCTACCACAATGGGGGCAACATCATTAGCGTTCAG GTGGAGAATGAATATGGCAGCTACAGAGCCTGTGACTTCGGCTACATGAGGCACCTGGCTGGGCTCTTCCGCGCGCTGCTAGGAGACAGGATCCTGCTCTTCACCACGGATGGGCCTGAAGGACTCAAATGTGGCTCCCTCCAGGGACTCTATACCACTGTGGATTTTGGCCCAGGTCTCCTGAGTGAGGGTGGAGTGGAGTCCGGGAAAGGGGGCATCTCTTCCATGTTTATCTTTCACCTTTGCCTCCTTTTGGCAGCTGACAACATGACCAAAATCTTTGCCCTGCTTCGGAAGTATGAACCCCATGGGCCACTG GTGAACTCCGAGTACTACACAGGCTGGCTGGATTACTGGGGCCAGAATCACTCCATGCGGTCCATTTTGGCTGTGACCACAGGCCTAGAGAACATGCTGAGGCTGGGAGCCAGTGTAAACAT GTACATGTTCCACGGAGGTACCAATTTTGGATACTGGAATG GTGCTGATGAGAAGGGACGCTTTCTTCCAATTACTACCAGCTATGACTACGATGCACCAATATCCGAAGCAGGGGACCCCACACCTAAGCTTTTTGCTCTTCGAAATGTCATCAGCAAG TTCCAGGAAATTCCCTTGGGACCTTtacctccccccagccccaagaTGATGCTTGGACCTTTGACCCTGCATCTG GATGGGGATTTGCTGGCTTTCCTAGACTTCCTATGCCCCCAAGGGCCCATCCGTTCAATCTTGCCATTGCCCTTTGAGGCTGTCAAACAG GACCGTGGCTTTGTGTTGTACCGGACCTATCTGACCTATACCATTTCTGAGCCAACACAGTTCTGGGTGCCTAACAATGGAGTCCATGACCGTGCCTATGTGATGGTAGATGGG GTGTTTCAGGGTGTTTTGGAACGAAACATGAAACACCAACTATTTTTGATGGGGACAGTAGGGGCCAAACTGGACATCTTACTGGAAAACATGGGGAGGCTCAGTTTCGGGTCTAACAGCAGTGACTTCAAG GGCCTGTTAGAGCCGCCAATTCTGGGGCAAAGAGTCCTCACCCAGTGGCTGATGTTCCCTCTCAAAGTTGATAAGCTTGTAAAGTGGTGGTTTCCCCTCCAGTTGATGAAAAGGTCACATCCTCAAGTTCCCTCTGGCCCCACCTTCTACTCTACGACATTTCCAATTTTAGGAGAAGGCCGGGAcacttttctctttctacctGGATGGACCAAG ggCCAAGTCTGGATCAATGGGTTTAACTTGGGCCGGTACTGGACAAAGCGCGGGCCACAAGAGACCCTCTACGTGCCAAGACCCCTGTTGTTTTCTAGGGGAGCCCTCAACAAAATCACACTGCTGGAGCTAGAAAACGTGCCTCCTCAGCCCCAAATCCAGTTTCTGGACAGGCCTATCCTCAATAGCACCTTGCATAAGACATACATCTATTCCCTCTCGCCTGATACACAAAGTGCCTCTGAACCAATGGAGTTAAGTGGGCACTGA
- the GLB1L gene encoding beta-galactosidase-1-like protein isoform X5 has translation MAPEKPLCLPALLLPLLTLLLPQVENEYGSYRACDFGYMRHLAGLFRALLGDRILLFTTDGPEGLKCGSLQGLYTTVDFGPGLLSEGGVESGKGGISSMFIFHLCLLLAADNMTKIFALLRKYEPHGPLVNSEYYTGWLDYWGQNHSMRSILAVTTGLENMLRLGASVNMYMFHGGTNFGYWNGADEKGRFLPITTSYDYDAPISEAGDPTPKLFALRNVISKFQEIPLGPLPPPSPKMMLGPLTLHLDGDLLAFLDFLCPQGPIRSILPLPFEAVKQDRGFVLYRTYLTYTISEPTQFWVPNNGVHDRAYVMVDGVFQGVLERNMKHQLFLMGTVGAKLDILLENMGRLSFGSNSSDFKGLLEPPILGQRVLTQWLMFPLKVDKLVKWWFPLQLMKRSHPQVPSGPTFYSTTFPILGEGRDTFLFLPGWTKGQVWINGFNLGRYWTKRGPQETLYVPRPLLFSRGALNKITLLELENVPPQPQIQFLDRPILNSTLHKTYIYSLSPDTQSASEPMELSGH, from the exons ATGGCTCCCGAGAAGCCGCTTTGCCTTCCCGCCCTGCTGTTGCCACTTCTGACGCTGCTGCTGCCCCAG GTGGAGAATGAATATGGCAGCTACAGAGCCTGTGACTTCGGCTACATGAGGCACCTGGCTGGGCTCTTCCGCGCGCTGCTAGGAGACAGGATCCTGCTCTTCACCACGGATGGGCCTGAAGGACTCAAATGTGGCTCCCTCCAGGGACTCTATACCACTGTGGATTTTGGCCCAGGTCTCCTGAGTGAGGGTGGAGTGGAGTCCGGGAAAGGGGGCATCTCTTCCATGTTTATCTTTCACCTTTGCCTCCTTTTGGCAGCTGACAACATGACCAAAATCTTTGCCCTGCTTCGGAAGTATGAACCCCATGGGCCACTG GTGAACTCCGAGTACTACACAGGCTGGCTGGATTACTGGGGCCAGAATCACTCCATGCGGTCCATTTTGGCTGTGACCACAGGCCTAGAGAACATGCTGAGGCTGGGAGCCAGTGTAAACAT GTACATGTTCCACGGAGGTACCAATTTTGGATACTGGAATG GTGCTGATGAGAAGGGACGCTTTCTTCCAATTACTACCAGCTATGACTACGATGCACCAATATCCGAAGCAGGGGACCCCACACCTAAGCTTTTTGCTCTTCGAAATGTCATCAGCAAG TTCCAGGAAATTCCCTTGGGACCTTtacctccccccagccccaagaTGATGCTTGGACCTTTGACCCTGCATCTG GATGGGGATTTGCTGGCTTTCCTAGACTTCCTATGCCCCCAAGGGCCCATCCGTTCAATCTTGCCATTGCCCTTTGAGGCTGTCAAACAG GACCGTGGCTTTGTGTTGTACCGGACCTATCTGACCTATACCATTTCTGAGCCAACACAGTTCTGGGTGCCTAACAATGGAGTCCATGACCGTGCCTATGTGATGGTAGATGGG GTGTTTCAGGGTGTTTTGGAACGAAACATGAAACACCAACTATTTTTGATGGGGACAGTAGGGGCCAAACTGGACATCTTACTGGAAAACATGGGGAGGCTCAGTTTCGGGTCTAACAGCAGTGACTTCAAG GGCCTGTTAGAGCCGCCAATTCTGGGGCAAAGAGTCCTCACCCAGTGGCTGATGTTCCCTCTCAAAGTTGATAAGCTTGTAAAGTGGTGGTTTCCCCTCCAGTTGATGAAAAGGTCACATCCTCAAGTTCCCTCTGGCCCCACCTTCTACTCTACGACATTTCCAATTTTAGGAGAAGGCCGGGAcacttttctctttctacctGGATGGACCAAG ggCCAAGTCTGGATCAATGGGTTTAACTTGGGCCGGTACTGGACAAAGCGCGGGCCACAAGAGACCCTCTACGTGCCAAGACCCCTGTTGTTTTCTAGGGGAGCCCTCAACAAAATCACACTGCTGGAGCTAGAAAACGTGCCTCCTCAGCCCCAAATCCAGTTTCTGGACAGGCCTATCCTCAATAGCACCTTGCATAAGACATACATCTATTCCCTCTCGCCTGATACACAAAGTGCCTCTGAACCAATGGAGTTAAGTGGGCACTGA